In one Lolium rigidum isolate FL_2022 chromosome 3, APGP_CSIRO_Lrig_0.1, whole genome shotgun sequence genomic region, the following are encoded:
- the LOC124697849 gene encoding protein FAR1-RELATED SEQUENCE 5-like isoform X1 produces MESTNILQMQMNGERFSTPIKKASVPLSCSSFIPECEDNLKPKVGMTFEGLEAVEKFYKNYAHESGFGVRVGQQKKLVNEVVRTKRYMCNREGFKSEKVKEVVDPSKKRRKNTATRCGCDAHIFVKLCGNDTYKIESLVEHHNHGLVSPDKRHLIRSNRQVSERAKNALYTCHKASIGTCQAYRLLQVSEGGIDGVGCTKRDFQNYYRDLRYKIRNADAQMFVAQLARKQEVNSAFFYDFEVSDEGNLKYVFWADAIRWGEVKE; encoded by the exons ATGGAATCTACCAATATATTGCAAATGCAAATGAACGGGGAAAGATTTAGCACACCCATTAAGAAAGCAAGTGTTCCTCTCTCT TGTTCATCTTTTATACCTGAATGTGAAGATAATTTGAAGCCTAAAGTAGGGATGACATTTGAGGGACTAGAGGCCGTGGAGAAGTTCTACAAGAATTATGCACACGAATCTGGTTTTGGAGTTCGTGTTGGACAGCAAAAGAAGTTAGTAAATGAGGTAGTTCGCACTAAACGATACATGTGTAACAGGGAAGGATTCAAGTCTGAGAAGGTTAAAGAGGTAGTTGATCCATCAAAGAAAAGGCGTAAGAACACAGCGACAAGATGTGGTTGTGATGCACACATCTTTGTGAAGCTGTGTGGTAATGATACATACAAGATAGAATCATTGGTTGAGCACCACAATCATGGTCTTGTGTCACCTGATAAGCGTCATTTGATACGATCAAATCGTCAAGTTAGTGAGAGGGCAAAGAATGCATTGTACACATGCCACAAAGCAAGCATAGGCACATGCCAGGCATACAGGCTCCTCCAAGTCAGTGAGGGTGGGATTGACGGTGTTGGATGCACAAAGAGAGACTTTCAAAACTATTATCGTGATCTCAGGTATAAAATAAGGAACGCAGATGCTCAAATGTTTGTTGCCCAACTAGCTAGAAAGCAAGAAGTTAATTCAGCCTTCTTCTATGATTTTGAAGTGAGTGATGAAGGAAAtttgaagtatgtgttctgggcaGATGCCATTCGGTGGGGAGAAGTAAAAGAATAA
- the LOC124697849 gene encoding protein FAR1-RELATED SEQUENCE 5-like isoform X2 produces the protein MESTNILQMQMNGERFSTPIKKASVPLSCSSFIPECEDNLKPKVGMTFEGLEAVEKFYKNYAHESGFGVRVGQQKKLVNEVVRTKRYMCNREGFKSEKVKEVVDPSKKRRKNTATRCGCDAHIFVKLCGNDTYKIESLVEHHNHGLVSPDKRHLIRSNRQVSERAKNALYTCHKASIGTCQAYRLLQVSEGGIDGVGCTKRDFQNYYRDLSE, from the exons ATGGAATCTACCAATATATTGCAAATGCAAATGAACGGGGAAAGATTTAGCACACCCATTAAGAAAGCAAGTGTTCCTCTCTCT TGTTCATCTTTTATACCTGAATGTGAAGATAATTTGAAGCCTAAAGTAGGGATGACATTTGAGGGACTAGAGGCCGTGGAGAAGTTCTACAAGAATTATGCACACGAATCTGGTTTTGGAGTTCGTGTTGGACAGCAAAAGAAGTTAGTAAATGAGGTAGTTCGCACTAAACGATACATGTGTAACAGGGAAGGATTCAAGTCTGAGAAGGTTAAAGAGGTAGTTGATCCATCAAAGAAAAGGCGTAAGAACACAGCGACAAGATGTGGTTGTGATGCACACATCTTTGTGAAGCTGTGTGGTAATGATACATACAAGATAGAATCATTGGTTGAGCACCACAATCATGGTCTTGTGTCACCTGATAAGCGTCATTTGATACGATCAAATCGTCAAGTTAGTGAGAGGGCAAAGAATGCATTGTACACATGCCACAAAGCAAGCATAGGCACATGCCAGGCATACAGGCTCCTCCAAGTCAGTGAGGGTGGGATTGACGGTGTTGGATGCACAAAGAGAGACTTTCAAAACTATTATCGTGATCTCAG TGAGTGA